A genomic region of Miscanthus floridulus cultivar M001 chromosome 3, ASM1932011v1, whole genome shotgun sequence contains the following coding sequences:
- the LOC136545734 gene encoding probable folate-biopterin transporter 8, chloroplastic has translation MLCLSPCSPHLHVHLPRSPTARPAAASCRSARGIGVTLCLRMPTTPEERQQRRRLAKFQDSSAAPAFKPPAPAPARLTPAAERRGALREMRRVWWVCGVGYCVQGFRCFPWLALNFHLTRGLGLGPAGLQLVQNAGSIPLVAKPLFGVLSDAVYIGRAHRLPYTSLGVLLQLIAWGTLAITPVTGDAFPTQMACILIGNLGASVTEVVSDAVVTEFSRTQKAGVLQSYTFIALAAGSLLGNLSGGYILLKTQEPKIMFTAFSVLLGFQLALSLSTKETLPSSRGNSRNRLVKSSLATNFRKQFSNLMTAISKERVLYPLTWIMTSFAVVPILSGTMFCFQTQYLNLDPSVIGLSKVVGQVMVLSLTILYNRYLKRIPLRCLTSGLQILYALAVLSDLVLVKQINLVLGIPNEIHVLCFSALAEALAQFKVLPFSVLLSSLCPPGCEGSLFAFFTSGLVFSAILSGVFGVGLSTLIGVSSVDYSSLPLGILLQSLAALLPLGWISFLPEKWTADEKVVI, from the exons ATGCTCTGCCTCTCGCCGTGCTCGCCGCACCTGCACGTCCACCTCCCCCGCAGCCCGACGGCGCGACCCGCTGCCGCCTCGTGCAGGAGCGCGCGCGGCATCGGCGTCACGCTATGCCTCCGGATGCCGACGACGCCGGAGGAGCGGCAGCAGAGGCGCCGGCTGGCCAAGTTCCAGGACTCCTCGGCCGCGCCGGCCTTCAAGCCgccggcgcccgcgcccgcgcgtcTGACGCCCGCGGCCGAACGGCGTGGGGCGCTGCGGGAGATGCGCCGGGTGTGGTGGGTGTGCGGGGTCGGGTACTGCGTGCAGGGGTTCCGCTGCTTCCCGTGGCTGGCTCTCAACTTTCACCTCACGCGCGGTCTAGGCCTCGGCCCCGCCGGCCTGCAGCTCGTGCAGAACGCCGGGAGCATCCCGCTCGTCGCCAAGCCGCTCTTCGGGGTCCTCTCGGATGCCGTCTACATCGGCCGCGCGCACCGCCTCCCCTACACCTCCCTCGGAG TGTTGCTGCAGCTTATTGCTTGGGGAACACTTGCAATTACTCCAGTTACAGGGGATGCATTTCCAACTCAAATGGCATGCATTCTCATTGGAAATCTTGGAGCATCTGTCACAGAAGTTGTAAGTGATGCTGTTGTCACGGAGTTCAGTAGAACACAGAAGGCTGGTGTACTACAGTCATACACATTCATAGCCCTGGCTGCAGGATCCCTACTGGGGAACTTGTCTGGTGGTTACATTCTGCTTAAAACACAGGAACCAAAGATCATGTTCACCGCATTCTCAGTCCTTCTTGGCTTCCAGCTAGCACTGTCCCTAAGTACAAAAGAGACATTGCCAAGCTCTCGAGGAAACTCCAGAAATCGTCTTGTCAAAAGCTCTTTGGCAACTAACTTCCGCAAACAATTCTCAAACTTGATGACAGCAATCAGCAAGGAAAGGGTCTTATACCCTCTTACATGGATCATGACATCCTTTGCTGTTGTGCCTATTCTTTCTGGAACCATGTTCTGCTTTCAAACACAGTATTTGAATCTTGATCCATCAGTCATTGGTCTATCGAAAGTTGTGGGACAGGTCATGGTGTTATCACTAACTATACTCTACAATCGTTATCTTAAAAGGATCCCACTGAGGTGCCTTACCAGTGGACTTCAGATACTATATGCTTTGGCAGTTTTGTCAGATTTGGTCCTTGTGAAACAAATAAACCTTGTGCTAGGGATACCGAACGAGATTCATGTTCTTTGCTTCTCAGCTCTAGCTGAAGCTCTAGCTCAGTTCAAGGTCTTGCCATTCTCGGTTTTGTTGTCAAGTCTCTGCCCACCAGGCTGCGAAGGTTCTTTGTTCGCCTTCTTCACATCTGGACTGGTGTTTTCAGCAATACTAAGTGGAGTATTTGGAGTTGGATTGTCCACCCTGATCGGCGTGTCTTCTGTGGACTACTCAAGCTTGCCTTTGGGTATTTTGCTGCAAAGTTTGGCTGCATTGCTACCATTGGGATGGATATCCTTTTTGCCTGAGAAATGGACTGCCGATGAGAAGGTTGTAATATAA